One segment of Rosa chinensis cultivar Old Blush chromosome 6, RchiOBHm-V2, whole genome shotgun sequence DNA contains the following:
- the LOC112172997 gene encoding LOW QUALITY PROTEIN: proline-rich protein 4 (The sequence of the model RefSeq protein was modified relative to this genomic sequence to represent the inferred CDS: deleted 2 bases in 1 codon), which produces MKISHLCLFLSLLLFGASSFCYADDDKTVEVVGFGECTDCAEKSIKTSHAFSGLGVTIDCKAESGHFERRGAGELNEEGKFSVSIPKEIVKDGGDGLKEECYAQLHNAEATPCAAHDGLESTKVVFKSKNSDGKQTFGIVGTKLKFSPSTCTSAVFWPPFKHPLPKWTKPHPLFGHPIFPFPPKKFPPFPPKITIPPFYKKPCPPKTPFYEKPLPPPVPIYEKPLPPPVPIYEKPLPPQSQSTRSHSLPQPIYKKPLPPPVPIYKKPLPPPVPIYKKPLPPPVPIYKKPLPPPVPIYKKPLPPPVPIYKPPPVPVYKKPNPPPVPIYKKPCPPPVPVYKKPLPPPVPVYKKPHPPKAPKKMCPPPVPVYKKPLPPPVPVYKKPLPPPVPVYKKPLPPPVPVYKKPLPPPVPVYKKPLPPPVPVYTKPLPPPVPVYTKPLPPPVPVYTKPLPPPIPFYKPKPHPFYKPKPLPPPIPFYKPKPHPWFKPKPLPPPIPFYKPKPHPWFKPKPHPFYKPKPLPPPIPFYKPKPHPWFKPKPHPFFKHPFLKPLPPFPKIPHHPFFKKPPPFPLQTSPKV; this is translated from the exons ATGAAGATCTCTCATCTGTGCCTCTTCTTGTCCTTGCTGCTTTTCGGAGCGAGCAGCTTTTGCTATGCTGATGATGATAAGACAGTTGAGGTAGTCGGGTTTGGAGAATGTACTGACTGTGCTGAGAAGAGCATTAAGACCAGTCATGCTTTTTCAG GTCTTGGTGTTACGATCGACTGCAAGGCCGAAAGCGGCCACTTCGAGAGGAGAGGGGCCGGCGAGCTCAATGAGGAGGGCAAGTTTTCAGTGTCCATCCCAAAGGAGATTGTGAAagatggaggagatggactgAAGGAGGAGTGCTATGCACAGCTCCACAATGCAGAGGCCACACCATGTGCTGCTCATGATGGACTTGAATCCACCAAAGTGGTATTCAAGTCTAAAAACAGTGATGGGAAACAAACCTTTGGAATTGTTGGTACTAAACTGAAGTTTTCACCATCTACATGCACTTCTGCTGTCTTTTGGCCTCCCTTTAAACACCCACTTCCCAAATGGACCAAACCACATCCTCTCTTTGGACACCCAATATTCCCTTTCCCTCCAAAAAAATTCCCTCCATTCCCACCTAAGATTACTATTCCTCCATTCTATAAGAAGCCCTGCCCTCCCAAGACCCCTTTTTACGAAAAGCCCCTCCCCCCGCCAGTCCCAATTTACGAAAAGCCCCTCCCCCCACCAGTCCCAATCTACGAAAAGCCCCTCCCTCCCCAGTCCCAATCTACAAGAAGCCACTCCCTCCCCCAG CCAATATACAAGAAGCCCCTCCCTCCACCAGTACCAATATACAAGAAGCCGCTCCCTCCCCCAGTCCCAATATACAAGAAGCCCCTCCCTCCACCAGTACCAATATACAAGAAGCCGCTCCCTCCCCCAGTCCCAATATACAAGAAGCCCCTCCCTCCACCAGTCCCAATTTACAAGCCTCCACCAGTGCCGGTTTACAAGAAACCAAACCCTCCACCAGTACCTATCTACAAGAAACCATGCCCTCCACCAGTTCCAGTCTACAAGAAACCCCTCCCTCCACCAGTACCAGTTTACAAAAAGCCCCATCCCCCAAAAGCACCCAAAAAAATGTGCCCTCCACCAGTCCCAGTGTACAAGAAGCCACTCCCTCCACCAGTCCCTGTGTACAAGAAGCCACTCCCTCCACCAGTCCCTGTATACAAAAAGCCACTCCCACCACCAGTCCCTGTGTATAAAAAGCCACTCCCACCACCAGTTCCAGTTTACAAAAAGCCACTCCCACCACCTGTTCCAGTGTACACAAAACCGCTTCCACCGCCGGTTCCTGTGTACACAAAACCGCTCCCACCACCGGTCCCAGTGTACACAAAACCACTCCCACCTCCAATCCCATTTTACAAACCAAAGCCACACCCATTTTACAAACCAAAACCACTTCCACCTCCAATTCCATTTTACAAACCAAAGCCACACCCATGGTTCAAGCCAAAGCCACTTCCACCTCCAATTCCATTTTACAAACCAAAGCCACACCCATGGTTCAAGCCAAAGCCACACCCATTTTACAAACCAAAACCACTTCCACCTCCAATCCCATTTTACAAACCAAAGCCACACCCCTGGTTCAAGCCAAAGCCACACCCATTTTTCAAGCACCCATTCTTGAAGCCTCTACCTCCATTCCCCAAGATTCCTCATCATCCTTTCTTTAAGAAACCACCACCATTCCCACTACAAACATCTCCCAAGGTTTAA
- the LOC112174252 gene encoding translocon-associated protein subunit alpha gives MAATSLRVLLLALLLIASPFLQVARGESDSDSESESDSVSEVVEENSDLGIVGDDVQDFADASFSPAPGIETICVFPKNKAKTVAAGEQTELLVGLRNDGESSLNVIAVKASVHLPFDHNLLVQNLTAVAFNNASVPASAQATFPYLFAVSKFLQPGTFDLVGTIIYEIDQQPYQSTYYNGTIEVVEAGSLLSIESVFLITLGFALLVLLGLWIHGQIQHLSKKTKRAPKVEVGTRSTDANMDEWLQGTAYTQSLNNKSKKKK, from the exons ATGGCGGCCACGTCCCTTAGGGTTTTGCTCCTCGCTCTCCTCCTCATCGCTTCCCCCTTCCTCCAAG TCGCCAGGGGCGAGTCTGACTCTGACTCAGAATCAGAATCAGATTCCGTATCTGAGGTTGTGGAAGAAAACAGTGATCTTGGGATTGTAGGCGATGATGTCCAGGATTTTGCGGATGCAAGTTTTAGTCCAGCACCAGGAATTGAGACAATCTGTGTTTTCCCCAAAAATAAAGCAAAAA CGGTGGCGGCAGGGGAGCAGACTGAACTACTCGTTGGATTGAGAAATGATG GGGAGTCGAGCCTGAATGTGATTGCAGTCAAAGCCAGTGTTCATCTTCCATTTGATCACAACCTGCTGGTTCAGAATCTTACTGCAGTG GCTTTTAACAATGCATCAGTTCCAGCTTCAGCTCAGGCTACCTTTCCATACCTATTTGCTGTCAGCAAGTTCTTGCAG CCTGGAACCTTTGACCTAGTGGGTACCATTATTTATGAGATAGACCAGCAGCCATACCAAAGCACATACTACAATGGTACCATTGAGGTTGTTGAGGCTGGTAGTCTTCTCAGCATCGAGTCTGTTTTCCTTATAACCCTTGGATTTGCTCTTCTCGTCCTCTTGGGGTTATGGATTCACGGTCAAATACAGCACCTTTCTAAG AAAACCAAGAGGGCTCCCAAGGTGGAAGTTGGAACCAGGTCTACAGATGCCAACATGGATGAATGGCTTCAG GGAACAGCATATACTCAGTCACTCAACAATAAgtccaagaagaagaagtag
- the LOC112172198 gene encoding transcription factor bHLH121 yields MQTLMDQLKPESFIQTPPNPFPSSTEFPQPSFDSLIPSNRSIPNSSQMPEGEVKDGLAARKMQKADREKLRRDRLNEHFMELGKVLDPDRPKNDKATILADTIQVLKDLSSEVDKLKTECTSLTEESRELTNEKNELREEKASLKTDIENLNAQYQQRLRAMFPWGAVDHSVVMAPPSYPFPMPMPMPPGSIPMHPHMQPYPYFGNQNPGVIPNPCSTFVPYITPNTLVEQQPTPYVSPVVHPATQSHVSVKQDSRNKSSGTSRIDKSEDSNDVTTELELKTPGSTADQDLSPVKRKSQKSARKELKVTEGTSSSRCSSSHSAQGSSSNSVVGGRKDDD; encoded by the exons ATGCAGACTCTCATGGATCAGCTGAAACCCGAATCCTTCATCCAAACCCCCCCAAACCCTTTTCCTTCCTCCACCGAATTTCCTCAACCCTCTTTCGATTCCCTCATCCCCTCCAATCGCTCCATACCCAATTCAAG CCAAATGCCCGAAGGGGAAGTTAAGGATGGTCTAGCTGCTAGGAAGATGCAAAAGGCGGACCGGGAGAAATTAAGGAGGGATCGACTGAATGAGCATTTTATGGAGTTGGGAAAAGTCTTAG ATCCAGACAGACCCAAAAATGACAAGGCAACCATTCTAGCTGATACAATTCAAGTGCTAAAGGATTTGTCATCCGAAGTAGACAAACTTAAAACTGAGTGCACTTCGTTAACAGAAGAGTCTCGTGAG TTGACAAATGAGAAGAACGAGTTGAGAGAAGAGAAGGCATCTCTTAAAACTGACATTGAGAACCTTAACGCTCAGTACCAGCAGAGACTCAGGGCCATGTTCCCTTGGGGTGCTGTGGATCACTCGGTTGTAATGGCTCCACCTTCATATCCATTTCCTATGCCAATGCCAATGCCTCCAGGGTCAATTCCCATGCATCCCCATATGCAGCCATACCCTTATTTCGGAAATCAAAATCCCGGGGTCATTCCTAACCCCTGTTCAACTTTTGTTCCATATATCACCCCTAATACTCTGGTTGAACAGCAGCCCACCCCGTATGTATCTCCAGTTGTGCATCCAGCAACTCAGTCTCATGTTTCAGTCAAACAAGATTCCAGAAACAAATCATCTGGGACAAGTAGAATTGACAAAAGTGAAGATTCAAACGATGTCACGACAGAACTAGAACTGAAGACACCAGGGTCAACAGCTGATCAG gaTTTATCACCAGTAAAAAGAAAATCTCAGAAGTCAGCAAGGAAAGAACTTAAAGTTACTGAAGGGACTTCTTCAAGTAGATGTTCGTCTTCTCATAGTGCACAGGGTAGCTCATCTAACAGTGTAGTTGGTGGCAGAAAGGATGATGACTGA